Genomic DNA from Roseofilum casamattae BLCC-M143:
TGGGAAATTATGCAACCGCAACCGGGAAAACCGGCGATTTCTATTTCGCCAACGTTGCTTTTCAGTCGCACGACCTGTGATGTGGAACCTCTGGCTCCTCAACGAAGCGATCGCGAACTGAATATTTTGCTAGTCTTAGGTCAAACTCTGGCTGCGGAAGATGGGGTTAGCCAGAGTTCGGATAATAGTTCGGGGAATAATTCGGGGAATAATTCGGGCGGTTTAGAGCTGGAAACCGAGGCTAAAACCCTAGCGAGAATTCTAGAAGATGCGAGCAATCCTAATGCTACATTACCGAGCATGATGTCTCCCTCGGTTCCTTGCCATGTCGATACCTTAATTCAACCCACTGCCGCACAGTTAATTGCAGCCTTAGAACGCAAGGCTTACAATGTAGTCTTTTATGCCGGTCATGGCGTACCTTCTCCCGATGGCGGACTGCTTTATCTCGGCCCGCAAACGACGTTGAGCGGCACGGAGTTTGCTAATGTGTTAGTGCGCGCCCAAGTTACCTTAGCCGTATTTAATACCTGTTGGAGCGCAAAACCCGATATAGAACTAAAGTGGCAGGGTTCGGAAGAAATCTATCATCCCATTCCCGGAAGTAGTTTGGCAGAAGTGCTGCTCCACCATGGAGTGCCGGCGGTTTTGGGTATGCGAGAGGCGATCGCCGATGAAGAGGCCTTGAGTTTCATTGAAGCATTTGCCGAAGCGTTGGGGAAATGTTTGCCCATTGATGAAGCAGTGGCAGTTGCCCGTCAGCGGTTAGTCACGTTGTATAAATACAATCAACCCGCTTGGACTCTACCGGTTTTGTACATGCATCCGGAGTTCGACGGACAACTGTTAACGCCTCCTCCAGAAGGAGTGACTGAGTTTCCAGATACGGCAGCAACTGTACCGAGCCAAACAACCGTGGTTGCGTCGTTGCGGTCTTTAGTTGAAACCACGCAAGTTTGGCAGATTCGGGGTGGATTAATGCGCGTCGGCCGCCGAGAAGGTAATGATTTGGTAATTAGCGAGCGATGGGTTTCGCAACGTCATGCAGAAATTATTCGTCGCGAACCGTTGGAGGGAGAACCGACGTATTGGTTGCGCGATTTTTCTCGGTTTGGAACGTTGGTCTTGCGAGGAGAACACTGGCAAAAGATTCATCATCAAGAGATGCCTCTGAAGTCAGGTGAGAAGATTAAGTTTGGCAGTTCACAAGGACAAATATTGGAATTTGCGATCGAGGAAATCGTAGAACCATCGCGATCTAGCGCGACGAATTAGGAAACCGGATTTTCAATGAGTTGAGCTATAATTTATCGGTAAAGATAGTCTCCGATCGCAATAGACTATGAACTGGTTTTCTCTCCAATTCTTAAATAACAAAGCATGGCAGAAGTTGGGGTTACTTGTAATTAGCCTAATTCTGCTCGTTCCGGGGACAGTCTACGGTATACTGTTGCTCAAGCGGCCGGCGCGAACTCCAGAAGCGCGCGAGTTATTTCCAGGAGTGTACTATACTCGCGCGATCGCATCCCAACCCCATCCTCTAATTATTCATCAAGTAACGATTGACTTAACCTCCGAACATATTGAAATTGTCACCACTCCGGGAAATCCAACACCAGATGGTCTCGATATTGACGCGCGCAAAACCTCAACCTTTGTTCGCGAGTTCGATCTGCAACTGGCAATTAATGGCTCGTTTTTCCATCCCTTTGACGTAAAACATCCGGGAAATTATTATCCTCGCGAAGGAGAACGAGTCAATGTTCTCGGACAAGCCATTTCTAATGGCGAGGAATATTCTCCTGTTAATAGTGGTTGGAATGTGCTTTGTTTTTCAGCAGATAAAACTGCTCGCATCCCTGGGGGTTCTGCCTGTCCGGAAAATACAGAACATGCCATTCCTGGAGGAGCCATATTGTTCTGGGAAGGAAAACCGGTTAATTTAGGGAAAGGCTCATTTTACGCTCGCCGTTATCCTCGCACTGCTGTTGGCGTCAATGCATCGGAAACCGAACTGATTTTGCTCCTTGTCGATGGTCGTCAGCCATTCTATAGCGAAGGAGCTTCCCTACAAGAATTACAATCTATTTTTGCCGAGAAAAATGTGGAAACCGCCTTAAATTTAGATGGAGGAGGCTCGACAACTCTCGTTATTGCCGATCCAGATATTCGCATTCTGAATGCTCCATTCCATACTCGAATTCCCTTGCGCGAGCGCCCCGTTGCCAATCATTTAGGCTTTAGAATTGAAGCAAAATAATGTCTAATATAATCTGAGTTTTGGATAGGAACGGGGAAAAGTTATGAGATCGCGTCCGTTTTAAATACCTGTCATTGCGATCGCAGGGAAGCAATCTCATAACTCCTCGCTATTTTATTTTTTCACTTTTGTAGGCAGATTTATGTCGGCGATCGCCCAAATGCAACGATATTTAGGCATTTTTGCAGGAATGGACGGCCGTTCACTCCTACACATATTGCGCAAATGAAAAGTTTCATGGTTGCTTTTGTGTGATTTAACGGATGAAAAAAATAGTCAGATTAGGATATAACTTTAGTCATGCAGTAAGTTCGCGTTTTGATGAACCGAGGTGACTAATGTTCCCTCGGACGGATACTCATGCCTCCTGTTGCTGCTAGTAAAGTCACTGTTGCTTAAATTAAAATTTCTCAGAAAATGAAGATGAAAAATAAGAACATGACCCCTCAAGCTATTAGTACTTGGCTTGCATTAGTTATTGCCGGTGTTGCTTCATTGATTGTTACTTTATGGTCTGATTCTAAGATATGGTCTATTGATTATGCGGTTACGCTTATAGCTCTCGAGATTCCAGCATTTATGTTCTATCAACTTAGTCAACATGGAAACATTGAGAATTCTATTTCTAGTATTGAGGAATCTATCATCCGACTTAATCAAAATGTAAACATTATTGAGGGATCTATCGATAAAGTGGAATTGATTGGCAATGCAAAAGTTGTGGAGGCTGAGGAGTTCTATAGTGAACTACTTGAGGCAGCAAAATCCGCAAAAAAACAACTATGTTTTTCTTCATTTATGTTTTATGATGTTCGTTTAAGTGGCGTTCCGGCTATGAAGAAATACTTTGAAGCTCAAAAAGATTTTATGAACAATAACAACTTAGATATTAGGAGAGTAGTAACAATAGAATCAATCAGTAAACTTAAATGGGTTTTAGAAAAAATAATTGAACCTAACAAAAATATTGATGACTTTACTCTGCGTCATGTGCCATTTGGATTGTACCATCGAAATCAGAAGCCTTCAAAAGATAATTTCCCAATCCTTTTAAATGTTCAAATTATTGACAAGAAAAAAGTGTTTATTGTCAATCCTAGTCGAGGAGCACACTATAATAGCGATGATAAGAGTGTATATATCAAAACAATCAATAGTGAAGCAATTGGAACAGTATTCAAAGAATATTATGATTCACTCTGGGGAAAATGTGATACACTATTGGAAAAGAAGGAAATCAAGGTAAAAATACTGCAAAATATTCTCGATCATTTTGAATCAGAGGAAAACCTTGATGACTATAAAACCTGCCAACAAAAGATTGATAGCCTAAGAGCAGAAACATAAATTTCAAATGAAATGGACGAAAAAACAAGTAATTGATACATCGATTGAATATTGGACTCAAAAAGGATATCGGCATATCGCTGAATATCCTTTTCCCGTTTCATCCGGAACGTTAACCTATGAATGTTTCACGGGTTGTTTTAGGGATCGATATCAATACATCAGAATACAGAAAACTTGTAGACCTTTAGATGTTCGGTTAAGCTCGTATTATCGCAGTTCATTTTTTACGCAAATACAAATTTTCTCAAGTGAATGTCCGAGTAATCCGAGAAAAGTTATTCTTGATTTTTGTAACTCGGAATTCGCGATCGCACCTGAAAAGA
This window encodes:
- a CDS encoding CHAT domain-containing protein, whose protein sequence is MPQFDCPCLSIAIARLMAYPATRAIDRPNPSAFNLHREDSAHFAIWVIRASYPGGYTHHDRLWPYSLSLAWQGWQDLFQMPSEPLHSPCIPAVSDGSEPSGNLAISAEEKLSYSSRLMQQLGIYLWQWVFDGSIHSSLSQSQGMALGKNQPLRVRLEVRDPHLIALPWEIMQPQPGKPAISISPTLLFSRTTCDVEPLAPQRSDRELNILLVLGQTLAAEDGVSQSSDNSSGNNSGNNSGGLELETEAKTLARILEDASNPNATLPSMMSPSVPCHVDTLIQPTAAQLIAALERKAYNVVFYAGHGVPSPDGGLLYLGPQTTLSGTEFANVLVRAQVTLAVFNTCWSAKPDIELKWQGSEEIYHPIPGSSLAEVLLHHGVPAVLGMREAIADEEALSFIEAFAEALGKCLPIDEAVAVARQRLVTLYKYNQPAWTLPVLYMHPEFDGQLLTPPPEGVTEFPDTAATVPSQTTVVASLRSLVETTQVWQIRGGLMRVGRREGNDLVISERWVSQRHAEIIRREPLEGEPTYWLRDFSRFGTLVLRGEHWQKIHHQEMPLKSGEKIKFGSSQGQILEFAIEEIVEPSRSSATN
- a CDS encoding phosphodiester glycosidase family protein, whose translation is MNWFSLQFLNNKAWQKLGLLVISLILLVPGTVYGILLLKRPARTPEARELFPGVYYTRAIASQPHPLIIHQVTIDLTSEHIEIVTTPGNPTPDGLDIDARKTSTFVREFDLQLAINGSFFHPFDVKHPGNYYPREGERVNVLGQAISNGEEYSPVNSGWNVLCFSADKTARIPGGSACPENTEHAIPGGAILFWEGKPVNLGKGSFYARRYPRTAVGVNASETELILLLVDGRQPFYSEGASLQELQSIFAEKNVETALNLDGGGSTTLVIADPDIRILNAPFHTRIPLRERPVANHLGFRIEAK